The sequence below is a genomic window from Pagrus major chromosome 20, Pma_NU_1.0.
AAGAAGGGAAAGGAAGgtaaaaacaaagtaataaaaataagagaggtaagaaaataaagaaagaaggCTCATTAATGATACTGACTTGTTTCACAGTGTGGTCCTTCATAGCCTTGGCACTGACAGCGGAAGCTCCCTCCGGACAGCATGCAGGTCCCATCGTTCATACATGGGTTGGGCTTGCACAGGTTTACTGGCAGTTTAGCCTCTAATAGAAAgaaatttataataaaatagTTGGTTGCTTTCACATAAAGTCCACACATTCAGATTTTGTACAGTTCCCCAATCATTTCctatcttttttgtttctttaaaaaggtaagaacatttttaaacgGAGAAATGAAATCACAATCTATCCCTTATTCCTATCCATAGAGCAAGCTGTCCTAGAAAGGTCTGTTAAGAGATTTATTTCCCTGCGTTCTCACCTGAACACACCATCTGCACCAccacatcctcaaagtacttaAGATCCTCGTAAGACAGCACCGAGATCATCCGCTCCTCTGAGCCGGCGATCTGCAGCAGCCTCTCTTTCTGCACATCTCCGATACCGATCACAAACAGTGACACTCCGTTGTCTCTTATCTTCTGGGCTGGAACGGCGGCGTCATCGCCGCCTGAGCCGTCtgtcaccaccaccacagcctTGTTGACTCCGGGCCGTGCGCCTTTGGCCACGGTCAGGACGTTGGAGTGGACGTGAAGTAAAGCAGCGCCCGTCGAGGCCACTCCACCCATGTAGTCGGCCACAGCTACAGCCTTGAGGATGGCAGAGCCGGTGTCATGGGTGTCCAGGTTGAAGACGGTGGTGGCTCTCCGACTGTAGGCCACGAGCGCCACTTGGGCCACGTCGCGGTTGATGTCGAACTGGACGGTGAGGCCGCGCACGAAGTCGCGAAGGGTGGCGAAGTTATCTCGGCCGACGCCGCCAGAGGCATCAAGGGCAAACACAAGGTCGACTGCCTGGCCCAGACAACctggagaacaaaaacagacaaagaattATGTTGGATCCCGATGGAAATTTGGAATGTTTGCGATGCCCGATGCAGTTTATGACCTCTAATGGCGCTACAGAGTCGTTTTTTTAAGAGTGGGTCCCCATTTTGTTTGTCTATACGATGAGATACACATTTCTGACACTGATTTCACGCTCTTACACTGACTTAAGGGTGGCAGTAATGTGCCAAGATATGCAGCAATGTGCACACAATGTAACTGTTATTATTCTATAACAGTTACATTGTgtaatcaacatttacttcaaaaCGATTAGGATTACAAAACAATGGGCTATCTGTCGGTCAGTACCTTGTGTATCCACGCTGCAGATCTTAGCCTTGAGCTCAGGGATCTTGGCACCGAGCTCAGGTGATGAGTAGGTGATAGTCCTCTGAGGATTTCCAGTGATATTATTCAGCTGTCCCTTCATGTAATTCGGTCCCACGCCTATCAGGAAGATCTCTCTGTCTCGTGCATATTTAGAGGGCTCCACCACCTCGTCTACGGCAGGAGTGGCAGTGAGCAGCACCACCACGCGGGGCAGATCGTCTGAGACGTCGGCAAAGACGGGTGCGCTCACAAAGCCGTGACGCGTGACGTAGCGAAGCGCCTGGCCCGTCTTGGTCTCGCCGCCGATCGGTTGAAGGGCATCCACGGCCTTGAGTAGACCTCTCAAGTCCCCTTTGAACTTGCCCACCTGGGCCTCGACTCTGGCCTCTCCGCCGAACACCGCAAGGCCGACTTTGCTGGGGCTGTCTGAGCCGATCACGGTCTGCAGGAAGCGCTTTAGGAAGGACTTGAGGCGGAGGAAGCCTTCCAAGGTGAGCGTGGCGGAGCCCTCCACCAGGAACAGCAAGTCCACAGAGCAGTCCAGGGACAGAGCAGGAGCTGAGGAGGGACGGGCAGACGAGTTAGTTCATAAATTGCTTTAAAGTCTAATTTCTCAGTTAGTATAAAGACAGTGTACGGACCACAGTGGGGGTCTCCTCCATAGCCAGGTGGACACACGCAACGGTAACCATCCGGACCTTCTGACACACATGTGCCACCATTTAGACAGGGCTGAGAGTCACAGGGATCTACAGCACAGTGGAGAGAATAGTgtgaatacacaaacacatacacaaatacatctgaagaaaagagagaaagaataaTGTTGTAACCTGGACAGATGGTCCGATGGCAGACTGTCTGGTGTCTCCTGTACACCTTGTTGtacctgcaaaacacaaaaaacacatttattggaCAATAtagatgtgttttaaagtgttgTACAGGCAAAAATCCTTAGAAGGATCGTAGAAGAATGCTCAAATGAAAAGTTTTGATAGCTCTGTGGATCGTGAGCTCTGCTCGCCTTCGGGTCGTTTCACTGTGGTGAAGCTGCAATGCGCTGTGAAATGAATTTTGTCAAAGGCCGTTTTAATTTGGCCCCGGGAGGGTCTGACAGAATTACACTTGCTTGTTTTTATTAACACTGACACATGGGAGGTGCCCCGCTGAACAAATGAAGTCTTGCGGTTCATTGAGCAATGAAAGACGAGAGTTATACATTTTTACCCCGGTGTCCTCCTTTATCAGAAACCTGCATCTGTTCCCTTTCATCACCTGGCACACTTGTTTGAAGGTATGATGACGTGGTCAGCAGATGTTAatcagaaactagttggaaattaagctgcaacaactcGCTTCAATCTAGcggcctgctgaggggaagttagacagaaGTTTCAAGGGAATGCATTAAAGAGAAATCAGAGAAATTTCAAATACATTAATTAGTAATGTTGTAATGACAAAGTAATGTATTACTTACTACTACAGACCATGAAATTTGCAGACTTGTATAATGAGGTGTTACCGACATTTTATATCATAATTATATAGAAATGAGAAGTCTCCGGTTTCATTAAATAGGCTGACAGGTTTTCTCTTGTAAGAGTCCGGAAATTCAAAACGAATCCTCTCAGAAAGACCGTAATTTCGACTTCAAGGTGAAGAAGAATGCAGGAGTGTGATGAACACTTGCCTGTAGTGCGGGCAGAGAGACTCGTACGGGGAATACCCCTTGGAGCCTTTCCAACACATGAAATTCCCCTGCAGCTCTTTCACCGTCTCCAGCGTCTTCCTCGCACAGGGGAACGACTCCAGCTGACAGCCTGGAGGAACAGGACAGGAGGATtgtgagggagaaggaggaggtaaAAGCAGGGATATGAAGGGAAGTGCAGTAGAACTTGAACTCCCACCTGCAGGTGTGGCGTTGCAGACTGAGAAGGTGGTCAGCGTGGTGTACAGGCCGTTGACGGCGTCGTAGAAGTGCTCGGCGAAGAAGACGTGGCTCTCCATCGGCTCACTGGCCAAAGAGTGCAGCTCCTCCCACCtggaagaacattttttttaaagactgcactgcaaacacagagaagaagttTCATGTGTTATTACTACACACCTGGGGTAGCGAAGGCCCACGGCAAACAGGACCACCCCTGTCTCTTTGAGCTGAGCAGCCGCCTGCACCGCGTTGCCCTGAGACTTCCCATCTGATAAGAGGATGGCGATCCGGGCCGCGGCGGAGGAGTTACGACCGCCTGGGAAACCTTTCCTGAGCACGTACTTCAGAGCCAGGCCCGTTTGGGTGCCGCCTCCCCTGAGGGTTCAGAGTTTGGAAGAGTGTTACTGAAACAAGAACAATTAGAGAATACGTTCTGCACCACAGAAACCAGCAGAGTCAATAGTCTGACGCATGTCACTGCCAAAGTAAACCATGGATCAATTTTGTTTGGATTCCCGGACAGAACGCGTACATTAAATTGTCTGAGCGTTGGCTACGTTTCATCACCTCAGGGCTTCGAGAAATCCATTTAAAGTCTGTCATGTTTTTTCAAAAAGACATAAATGTCAGTCAGAGCGAGAGTCTCTTTCAGTcgagacacaaagaaaaacagatcgCCTCAAGTTTACAAGAAGAAAGGAGTGCTGAAACTAAAATGATGATGACGGGTGCCACCATATTAACTTTCTCatttttcctgtgaaaacaatGCTGCGTCTGCTCGGAGCGCTGAAACTACAAGACaatacagtgaaaacacaacacgcAGGCCTTCAGGCTGGATTTTAATACGATCTTAACTCCCTGCTGCAGATGTCTTAGCATGCAAATCTTCTCTTTTGTGCCCAACAATACATTTGCATACACACATTTTAGACGAGTTGGATCTTTGAcactttaaacatttgttttatgtgcagaagaaaaataaaacatgtgctTTGAACATATTTTAGtgcagaaatgtcacatattatatctttaagacAACACCGGGTTTGTGTATCCGTATTTTCCTAAAAGCTTACACACTATAtcgttaaaaaaaatctactttaacTACTTCTACAATTGGATTCAACCACTGAACCTTAAATCCTCTTAAAAGTTGTGTCAACTTTACATCCTAAAGTGCTTTTTGGGAgtccttctctgtctcctgcaggtgtatgtattcattttattcatattattgGTCAGAGGAAGAGATGCAGAGCACTACATAACCAGTAATGCATTAATAAACATATATGTTGAACAAATGAAGTCTTGGCTTTAGCATATTGCTACACTTCAACTCTCTAAGCTACTAGTTTGATTTGAGTTGATGCGACAGCTGATAAGTTCAAAACATGGGTAACCACTTCAAACCAGAAGACGAGCCAAAAGGTTGCCTGCAAGCTGTGAacgccacagacacacacacacatactgacacacacacacacacacacacacacacacacacactcacacacacttggccAAATTACCTTCCTCTCTCTCGGCTTATGCGCTTATCCAATATCTGGTGACCACCTGTGTTGCAGCCCGCTAATctgaaattaatttgttttttctttccagggAGCGTTTGTAGCACTCTAAAAGTGTGTAgacgtgtgtgtttctgcttttcGGAATTAGTTTGAACTAAATCCGCTTCAGGTGATGTGACTTGTCAACATAGATATACATCATGTTATACTACTAATGACCTGTTTATGTACAAAGTATTTACATAAACATCAATATGGAAAtttctgtgatgtttgtttgttcttgcAAAGTCCCTCAAAAACCTCTCTGTGTAGCGGATTTTTCTGACAACGtactgacaataataataataataataataataataatgatagatAATATTTAAACCATTATTCATCTGAAGGTGAGATAAGAGGAGAAACACACCTGTAGGAAACCTTCTTCATGTGCTTCTTCAgctcttgtttggtgttgtgtgaGTCCAGGCCGAACTCCAGCCGAGGAGCGGAACCAAACTGAATCAAGCCGACCCGAACCTGCTCGAGGGCGGAGTCACATCAATAGTGATTGACAcgagagaaaaaagggagacgaagagtaaaaagaaaaaatacaaacctTGTCTGGTCCGATGTCGAGCGCTTGACAGAGTTTGATGGCGTAGTGTTTGGACCTCTCAAAGCTGCCCTTCCCCACGCTGTACGAACCATCCATGAGGAAGAGGATGTCCATGGCCGCGGAGCACTGCATCACTTCCCATGGAA
It includes:
- the vwa2 gene encoding von Willebrand factor A domain-containing protein 2; amino-acid sequence: MLPHIHPSLLLTLLLLQVQPGSSVQEIQTSHENILKINSAGEMMQCSAAMDILFLMDGSYSVGKGSFERSKHYAIKLCQALDIGPDKVRVGLIQFGSAPRLEFGLDSHNTKQELKKHMKKVSYRGGGTQTGLALKYVLRKGFPGGRNSSAAARIAILLSDGKSQGNAVQAAAQLKETGVVLFAVGLRYPRWEELHSLASEPMESHVFFAEHFYDAVNGLYTTLTTFSVCNATPAGCQLESFPCARKTLETVKELQGNFMCWKGSKGYSPYESLCPHYRYNKVYRRHQTVCHRTICPDPCDSQPCLNGGTCVSEGPDGYRCVCPPGYGGDPHCAPALSLDCSVDLLFLVEGSATLTLEGFLRLKSFLKRFLQTVIGSDSPSKVGLAVFGGEARVEAQVGKFKGDLRGLLKAVDALQPIGGETKTGQALRYVTRHGFVSAPVFADVSDDLPRVVVLLTATPAVDEVVEPSKYARDREIFLIGVGPNYMKGQLNNITGNPQRTITYSSPELGAKIPELKAKICSVDTQGCLGQAVDLVFALDASGGVGRDNFATLRDFVRGLTVQFDINRDVAQVALVAYSRRATTVFNLDTHDTGSAILKAVAVADYMGGVASTGAALLHVHSNVLTVAKGARPGVNKAVVVVTDGSGGDDAAVPAQKIRDNGVSLFVIGIGDVQKERLLQIAGSEERMISVLSYEDLKYFEDVVVQMVCSEAKLPVNLCKPNPCMNDGTCMLSGGSFRCQCQGYEGPHCETRSSRPSSRGDLPRPAGLRKKSRQKKSHQELLHHYKLHRRRHAA